In a single window of the Lineus longissimus chromosome 4, tnLinLong1.2, whole genome shotgun sequence genome:
- the LOC135486694 gene encoding leucine-rich repeat-containing protein 74A-like, with product MAETSKVASFLRSLPSDGGILVGTEEELPEGHEQVMLTEKPYRNQSGAASRRHSQCSAGGNKSGTPLSNSRKPKRSNSQASTTTSALTKHILAREEQNQRRASGGQQNRSRQPTPLDTAIRNFQRTASAMYRDKTFFEDKDDDLETVLDLTENREEWDSTGQRAYERACEKYGAVPSRRFYKGLADATDIDMSNYGTGPRGTMAVAIPLVINSKCTTLNLDGNDINEEGIMYLSGVMEENTTITHLNLANNNLRSFGAKRLGEMLSTARHISYLNLAGNNFTDHDASVLTHSLEFNVGLKELLLGHNKFGGEAGEIFRKFLTEHQHIVELDLSWNRIRNPGAIRIANSLRDNQGLTKLNLAWNGFEDDGAIAMAMSLRSNTTLKDLDLSCNRVNAKGFIALCKAFSENHTLKNLALCRNPIPDEAAEVGLTFLQTLDELSLSLDLRDVFLKTTFEEVIAGVRQVHDKFQCNFGYSDSYGKRKLNQYSALDEAFRYLTSYVVEHGIQLVDLFARFDVDGSMSVTYDEFKEGLRDAKIPLTPLQVEQLILCLDQDGDGEIDFSELVIGSEEYEHQKRTAKQIEDKLAGSDTASNPR from the exons ATGGCTGAAACTTCAAAAGTCGCGAGTTTTCTGCGTTCGTTGCCAAGTGATGGAGGGATTCTTGTCGGAACCGAG GAGGAACTGCCGGAGGGACATGAGCAGGTCATGCTTACGGAGAAGCCGTACCGCAACCAGAGCGGGGCGGCCAGCCGCCGTCACAGCCAATGCTCTGCTGGCGGCAATAAATCTGGAACACCGCTGAGCAACTCGCGGAAGCCGAAACGCAGCAACAGTCAAGCATCAACGACGACTTCTGCACTCACTAAGCACATCTTGGCGCGGGAGGAACAGAATCAACGCCGGGCGTCGGGTGGTCAACAGAACCGTAGTAGGCAGCCGACGCCACTTGATACTGCCATAAGGAATTTTCAGCGGACAGCAAGCGCTATGTATCGAGACAAGACGTTTTTCGAGGACAAGGACGACGATTTGGAGACAGTCTTGGACTTGACAG agaaCCGAGAGGAATGGGACAGCACGGGCCAGCGCGCCTATGAAAGAGCCTGTGAGAAATACGGGGCGGTGCCTTCGCGGCGGTTTTACAAAGGCTTAGCGGATGCCACGGATATTGACATGAGTAACTATGGGACGGGACCTCGGGGGACGATGGCGGTAGCCATCCCATTGGTG ATCAACAGCAAATGTACCACATTGAACTTAGATGGCAATGACATCAACGAGGAAGGGATTATGTACCTATCTGGGGTGATGGAGGAAAACACAACAATTACGCATCTG AACCTTGCCAACAACAATCTGCGAAGTTTCGGCGCGAAACGACTCGGGGAGATGCTGTCGACGGCGAGACACATATCATACCTAAACCTAGCAG GAAATAACTTTACAGATCACGATGCTTCTGTCCTTACGCATTCATTAGAG TTCAACGTGGGACTAAAAGAACTGCTATTAGGACATAATAAATTTGGAGGTGAAGCCGGTGAAATATTTCGAAAATTCTTAA CTGAACATCAACATATCGTTGAACTTGATTTAAGTTGGAATCGCATCCGAAACCCAGGTGCTATCAGAATTGCCAACTCTCTCAGA GACAATCAAGGCCTCACTAAACTAAATCTTGCATGGAATGGTTTTGAAGACGACGGTGCAATTGCCATGGCGATGTCCTTGAGGAGCAATACGACCTTGAAAGACCTTGACCTTTCGTGCAACAGGGTCAACGCGAAAGGATTTATTGCGCTGTGCAAGGCATTTTCAGAAAACCACACATTGAAAAATCTGGCT TTATGTCGGAACCCTATTCCTGATGAAGCAGCTGAAGTCGGACTTACATTTTTGCAAACTTTGGACGAGCTGTCTCTGTCTCTGGACCTGCGG GACGTCTTCTTGAAGACAACATTCGAAGAAGTAATAGCCGGTGTCCGGCAAGTCCACGACAAATTCCAGTGTAATTTCGGTTACTCTGATTCCTACGGGAAGAGGAAGCTTAATCAATACAGCGCCCTGGACGAGGCTTTCCGGTATCTCACCTCTTATGTAGTGGAGCATGGCATACAGCTGGTGGACTTGTTTGCCAGGTTTGATGTTGACGGCAGCATGAGCGTGACGTATGACGAGTTCAAAGAAGGGCTGAGG GATGCCAAAATCCCGTTGACACCTCTCCAGGTTGAGCAGTTGATCTTGTGTTTGGACCAGGATGGTGACGGAGAAATAGACTTCAG CGAATTGGTGATTGGTTCAGAGGAGTATGAACACCAGAAACGGACAGCAAAGCAGATTGAGGACAAATTGGCCGGGAGCGATACAGcgtccaatccacgatag